In Rhizobium sp. 9140, the genomic stretch ATCGGCGTCGTTCCGGCCGTTGCCGAGGCGATGTTGCGTGGCTTCGATGGTCTTGATCGCGGCTTCCGCAGCGGCAATGCGGGCATCGTCCTCCTCGCGCTGGTGGGAGGGTTCGGGCGGCAGTTCGAGATCCTGCAGCAACGCCGGCAGCGCGATGCTTGCCGCCACCAGCGAGACGATGATGACGCCGGCTGCCAGGAAGATCACCAGATCGCGCGCGGGGAAGGGCGCACCGTCGTTCATGACCAGCGGCAGTGTCAGAATACCGGCCAGCGTGATCGCGCCGCGCACACCCGCGACAGAGATAGCGATGACGAGACGCCAGCTCGGCTTGTGAATCACCTCTCCACGACGGGCCGCCTTGAACAGCGTGAAGCGCAACGACACCCAGACCCAGGCCAATCTGAGTCCTGCCAGCGCCAGCGTGATGGCGACGACGTAGTAGCCGAGCCAGATCGGATGCAGGTGGCCCGTGTCGCTGACGATGCGCGCCGCACCCGAAGCGATGCCCGGAAGCTGTTCGCCGAGCAGCACGAAGATGATGCCGTTCATGGTGAACTGGACCGTATCCCACACGGCGGCGCGGCGCACGCGGGTCACGGCGAGCACCTTGCCGCGCTGCTCCTCGTAGCTCATGGCGATGCCGGCTGCGACGGCCGCGAGAATGCCGGAGCAATGCAGGTGTTCCGCCAGCAGATAGGCACCGAACGGAATGAGGATGCTGATGAGGATCTGCGAGCCGGTCTCCTCGCCAAGCTTGCGCGACACGATGTCCTTGGCGCGCGTCACCAGCCATGTCATCCCCAATCCGACGGCGATGCCGCCGATCGCAAGCCACAGGAACGTCAGCACCGCTTCGCCGGCAGAAAACGTGCCGGTGAGCGTGGCGGCGATCGCAAAGCGCATGCAGACGAGGCCGGACGCATCGTTGAGGAGCGACTCCCCTTCGAGAATATGCATCACGCGCTTGGGAATCGGTACCCGAGCGGTGATGGCGGAGACGGCGATCGGGTCGGTCGGCGAGAGGATGGCGGCGAGGGCGAACGCGACGGGAAGCGGGATCGCCGGCACCATCCAATGGATGAAGAAGCCGATGCCGAGAACCGTGAAGATGACGAGCCCGAGCGCAAGCTCCAGAATGGTACCCTTATCATGGAACAGCCCTTCCTTGGGAATGCGCCAGCCGTCGAGAAACAGCAGCGGTGGCAGGAACAGCAGGAAGAACAGCGTCGGCTCCAGCGTGATCGCGGAACCCGTCACCGTGGCCAGCAGCGCACCGAGCCCGATCTGCACGAGCGGTACCGGCACGGCGATCGGCGACATCCGCGCCAGCATACCGCTGATCACCACGGCCAGCAGCAGGAACAGGGAAATCGTCACGCCTTCCATGATCGTCCTTTCATCCGTCGCAAGGTTCGTCCGTTCTTTATGGTCAGCCGTCCAGCCCGACCGTGACGTCGGGGGTGCCATCGGACCGCTCGTCGGCCGGTCCCTTGCGCCGGGACAGGTTGAGCGCCGTATTGATGACGCCGATGTGGCTGAAGGCCTGCGGGAAGTTTCCGAGCAGGCGCCTGTCCTTCGGGTCGTACTCCTCGGAGAGAAGCCCGACATCGTTGGAGAGCGCCAGCAGGCGTTTGAACAGCGCCTGCGCATCCTCCCGCCTGCCAATGAGGTTGAGCGCATCGGCGAGCCAGAAGGAGCAGGCAAGGAACACGCCTTCGTCCGACGGTAATCCGTCGTCGGTCTCGCCGGTGCGGTAGCGAAGGACGAAGCCGTCGCTGGTCAGATGACGTTCGATGGCTTCCACCGTGCCGACATAGCGCGGATCGTCGGGCGACAGGAAGCCGACCATGCCGATCTGCAGCACGCTCGCATCCAGCGCTTTCGAGCCATAGGCCTGGACGAAACTGTTGAGTGCGGGATCGAAGGCCCTGGCGCAGACCTCTGCATGGATCTCGTCGGCGACCTTGCGCCAGCGGCGGGAAGCGTCGTGCTCTCCCGCCTCTTCCGCCATCAGTGCCACCCGGTCGAAGGCGACCCAGGCCATGACCTTGGAATAGGTGAAATGCTGTCGCTCGCCGCGAACCTCCCAGATGCCCTCGTCCGGATCGCGCCAGACGCGCTCGAGAAACGGCATCAGGACATCGCCGATCTCGGCGCCGCGGGGGTGACGCGCAAGGCCGCCCTTGGAGGCCTGCATCAGCGCGTCCGCGACCTCGCCATAGACATCGAGCTGGAACTGTTCGGAGGCGGCATTGCCGATACGCACCGGCTGCGAGTTCTCGTAGCCCGCAAGCCATGAGGCTTCCCATTCCCGGAGATTGCGCTCGCCCGCCACGCCATACATGATCTGCATCTGCTCAGGCGCGCCCGCCACCGCGCGCAGCAGCCAGTTCCGCCAGGCGCTCGCTTCTTCGTAGTAGCCGAGCTTCATCAGGGCCAGAAGCGTCAATGTCGCATCGCGAAGCCAGCAATAGCGGTAGTCCCAGTTGCGCGTGCCGCCCAGTTTCTCCGGCAGCGACGTGGTGACGGCGGCCACGATACCGCCTGTCGGCATGTAGGTCAGCGCTTTCAGCGTGATCAGCGATCGCTTGACCGGCCCCGTCCACCCATCGACATCAGGGCACCGCCCGGTGAACTCGCGCCAGAAGCTCTCTGTTGCCTCCAAAGCGGCCTCCGCATCCACCGGCTTCGGCCGCGGCAGGTAGGAGGAACAGAAGGTCAGTGCGAAGGTCAGCCGATCGCCCTTTTCAACGGTGAATGCGCCCGTCACCCGCCTGTCGTTGCCGGTCAGGGGCGCGGCCGAATGCAGGATGAGCATATCCGGTCCCGCGACCGCCGTGACCACGCCCTCCTCTTCGAACGACATCCATGGCACGGTCTGCCCGTAATCGAAACGCGCCATGAATTCGAAATCGAAGGCAACGGTGCCCTCTATGCCCTCGACGATGCGGATGATGTTGCTCGACCCGTCCCGGAGCGGCATGAAATCGTGGATGACGGCCTTGCCCGTTGCCGTCTCGAACGTCGTCTCGAGGATCAGCGTATCCTCGCGGTAGGCGCGCCGCGTCCGGAAGGCGCCGTCTGCCGGCGCGATCTTCCACCGGCCGTTCGTCTCGTCGCCGAGAAGGGCCGCAAGGCAGGCCGGCGAATCGAAGCGGGGCAGGCAGAGCCAGTCGATCGAGCCGTTTCTTCCCACCAGTGCAGCGGTCTCGCAGTCGCCGATGAGCGCGTAATCCTCGATCCTTGTCGACATTCGACATCCTCCGATAGGCCATGCTCGTCAGGCCAGCCTTGCGGATGGCCCGAGCGGTGACACCGCTAAAGCATTGAAGCGGAGAGGTCGAGGATTGCGATTCGCGCAGATATGCCTTATATGTACTTACGTTTCTACATGGAGGTTCCCATGAAGCATACCCGACTTTCGAGTCGTGAACTCAATCACGATGTGAGCAGCGCTAAAAAGGCGGCGCTGAAGGGGCCGGTCGTTATCACCGACCGGGGGCGCCCGTCGCATGTGCTGATGACCTACGAATCCTATGAACGCCTGACCGGGACGCGCCGCAGCCTCGTCGATGCCCTCTCCATGCCTGGCTTGTCGGAAATCGATTTCAACACGCCACGCGCAAACATCGCGGGTCGCGACGTGGATCTGTCTTGAAATATCTCCTCGATACCAACGTCATTTCGGAACTGCGGAAACTCGGTGACGGCAAGGCGGACGAAAATGTGGCGGACTGGGTTCGAGGGCAGGACGCCGACGATCTCTGCCTGTCCGCCATCACCATTCTGGAGCTCGAACGCGGTGTGCGGGGCGTCCAGCGCCGCGATCCGGCACAGGGCGCGCGGTTGCGCACCTGGCTTGATCATCACGTGCGGCCGGGGTTCTCTGGAAGGATCCTCGCCATCGACGATGCGATCGCGACCCGCTGCGCCCATCTTCACATTCCCGACCGGCGCAACGAGGCAGACGCCCTGATCGCTGCCACGGGTCTCGTCCATGGCCTCTCCGTCGTCACACGCAACATCCGCGATTTCGAAGGCACCGGCGTCGTCGTGATCGACCCCTGGCGCGGGTGAGATGCATCGTCGATAGACGCTGACGCGTCAGTAGTTGCCCCCATCGCCGCCATCCGGTTGGTGGGCTGGCAGGGCCGGTTCGGGATCGATGGTCGGTTGAAGGTTTCGCAGCATGTCTGCCGCGTGGCGAAGCGCACGCTGCCGGTCGTCCTCAGTCAGATGCTCCGCACCGGAGGACACGCGTTCCAGCCCGGGCACATCCCCCTCAGCGACGACGTTCTGCTGCGCGCGAAGGTCCCGGATCTGGCGTAGGGCTGCGTCGATCAACCGCGCGACATCCCGGTGGTCCAACGTCTCCACATCGTTTGACGCCGTTACCAACTCGACGATCAGTTCGTTCACCGTCTCCATCCCATCGTCCTTTCCGGGGCACCCCGTTCGCAGTCTTGAAATGTGATCGTCCCGCTGTTCACAGAAGGCCTGAAATTTAGGCCTTTCGGCACCGGCAGGCATCGTAACCTCCGGCAAACAGCCGGCCGGCCTGCATGCCGATCCTCAGTGGCACATCCCTGACATGGGCAACGTGCAGTGCAATGGCCATGGCGATCGACGCTTCTGCGCATATCGCCGCGTCTTCCCCGGCATTGTGGTGCCGGAAGGTGAGGCCGAGGTGGCCGGCCAGGATGTTCAGGCGGTGGGAGCCGAGATGCGGCCACACCCGCTGCGCCATCTTCACCGAACAGAGATAGGAAAGATCGGGATAGCTCTGCCGGTAGACATCAAGGCAGGCGCGCCAGACGCTGAAGTCGAAGGATGCGTTGTGCGCGATCATCGTCGCGCCCCTAAAGTCGTCGGCAAACTCGTCCATGACCTCCGGAAACTCCGCCGCATCCTCCACATGCTCCGGCCGGATGCCATGGATGGCAACGTTGAAGGAGGAGAAGCGCATGTCACGCGGACGGATGAGACGTTCCTCAACCCGCACGACCCGTCCATCCTCGATCCACGCAAGCCCGACCGAACAGGCGCTGCCGCGTTGTTCGTTGGCTGTTTCGAAATCGATGGCGATCGTCTTCACGTCCGGTATCCGTCTGCCGTTTCCCTCTCGGCATACTGGCTGGAGCGTGATTTGGCAAAGGGAGAGACGCTCGTCGAACCGCCATGATGTCTGGGAACGTCAAGCCCGGACCATGGTGCGCGGTCGCGCCAGCCCTATCTAAGGCGAGAAGACCTGACAGAAAGGACCGCCGCGCCATGAAACCCCACGTCATTTGCCTGATGATCACCTCGCCGGACGGCAGCCTTCATCCGAGCCGCTGGACAAAGAGCCCGGATGGTAAGCGGTCCGACTGGACGACGCTTTACGAAAAGATCCACACGGAACATGCCGGCAATGCCTGGATGGTCGGGCGGGTGACGATGGCGGAGATGTCGAAGGCCAAGGCCCATCCGCCGACGGGACCTGTGGACGTCGCGCGCCCGCACCACTTCGCCCGGCCGGGCGCGTCGACCTTCGCCATCGCACTCGACCCGGGTGGCAAGCTGCATTTCGCAGGCGACGAGCTTTTCGGCGATCATATCGTCGTGTTGCTCGGTCCCGATGTACCCGACAGCCATCTGGCGGAACTGGCCGGCGACGGCGTTTCCTATGTCGTGTCGGACAAGAAGGCGCTCGACCTCCATGCCATGCTGACACTCCTTGGGCAGGAACTCGGCATCACCCGCATCCTTCTGGAAGGCGGGGCGAACGTGAACGGGTCGATGCTGGCGGCGGGGCTCGTCGATGAGATCAGCCTCGTCATCGCACCGGCGCTGGAAGGCCGCGCCGACAGCGACCGGGTCATCGCATTCGGAGAGGAGGGTCTCGCGGGCAAGATCGAGCTGTCTCTGAAATCCTGCGACGTCCTCGCACACGGCGCCATCCACGTCCGTTACGACGTGCGTGCGTCGAGCTGAGGCGATAGGAGCGGGGATGGAGTCGAAGTCCGAAAAGCCGCTGGAGAGCGATCCGGGTTCTCGTCCTGAACCGGACGATGAAGCGGCGCCCGGCGGCATCGTCTCATTTTCCTATGACCGGATGACGGTCGACCAGTTCCGGCATCGCTTTCCCCGCGCTCGCTGGCGCGACGACATCAAGGCGTGGTGGGTTCCGGGAAAGACGGCACCTCGCCGGATCGGGCGGTGGCTGGCGGAACAGGAGGCCGAAGCGGATGCGCACGCCGATGCCCGCGGACGCGACGCCTTCGCCTTCGAACCGATCGTCAGCCCCTATCTCGAGCTCGGGCGGGCCGGCTTCCAGATCCGCACGCCCTACTCGAAAACGGTGGTCGAGGAGCTGCGGGAAATCCGGTTTGCACGTTGGGATGGGGATTTGCGCCTCTGGCATGTTCCCTTCCGCTCATTCGAAGATCTGCGCAGCCACTGGCCCGCCATCGAGGCGGCAGCGCGTCGGAACGAGCCGGCCGAGCGGGCGCGGCGCGCGGAAGAGCGAAAGGGCACCGAAGACGATCTGAAATCCAAGGCCCGCTCCACCGAGCGCCGCAAGCACCGCTATCCCTTGCTGCCTGACGATCTGCCGCCGCCCGGCATGCCGGTGGCGATCTCCTACGGCATCGTGGTCTTCACCGAGATCCCCGGCGAACTGGTCGATTACGCTGCTGTCTCCGATTTTTACCCGGGCGCGACGGGAAACCATGTCTGGGGCCTCTGGCGCGCGCCGTCCCTCGATGAGCTGCTGTCGACGTGGCCGGCAAAAGCGATCCCGGACCCGCCGGGCGACTGGTGGATGCCGACGATCGAGGAGCTGAGGCCCGCGCGCCGCGCCGCCCGGGTTCGCGAGGGTAGCGACACGGTGCGCAGGCGATGAGTGGGGGCAAGGCGGCCGATGAACAGATGGCGTTCGAACAGGCTTTCGCGCGGCTGCCGAGCGGCTACATCGAAGGCGCGTTCGAAGGCCGGCCATGGGGCGCGATCGTTCGCCGATCCACCGATCATCGACGCGTCTGGCTGTTTGCACGGGACCTCAGGGGCAATGACATCGTCAGCTTCAACCTCTACCGGACTGCGTCAGGCGGTGCCGTCCTGAAGCCCTGCGAAATGTCATCGGACAAGGTCACAGCCTTTGTCATCGGTTTCAAACCCGCTGTAGAATGAGCTTCCGCCCGGGAACAAACATTGCAAGCGAGGGGTTACAATTGGACAGCAATCAAGGAGGACCATCCAATGGATCACAGCAGTCACGTTCGCCTTTCGCCCACCGAGTTGACCCCGGCTGTCCTTGAAGGCGCGACAATTTATGGTGCCGATGACCACAAGGTCGGCAAGCTCGACCACATGCACGGCACGGGTGTCGGCGGCAAGGCGATCATCGATGTCGGCGGCTTCCTGGGTATCGGCGCGAAGCCGGTTGCAGTCCCCTTGAGCGACCTCGAGTTCATGCGCGACGAAGACGGTGACATCCATGCCGTGACGACCTGGACCAAGGATCAGCTTAAGGACATGCCTGAGCACCGCGACTGATCACGTCGAACCTTTTATCGTAAGAGCCCGGACATCGTGCCGGGCTTTTGCATGTCTGGGATACCCGACCGGGCTTACACGTCGAGAACATCGACGAAGGCGTCGGGAAAGTTCTTCCGTGCAAGAGGCTCGTTAAGCTTCAGCAGCGCCTGATAGGATGCCGGATCGAAATCGCGTTCGGCCGGCAGGAGCTCTCGTCCGAACAGGCGGGACAGGCGTTCGCCATCCAGGTTTCCGCGCTCGAAGGGTTCTGTGCCA encodes the following:
- a CDS encoding Na+/H+ antiporter, coding for MEGVTISLFLLLAVVISGMLARMSPIAVPVPLVQIGLGALLATVTGSAITLEPTLFFLLFLPPLLFLDGWRIPKEGLFHDKGTILELALGLVIFTVLGIGFFIHWMVPAIPLPVAFALAAILSPTDPIAVSAITARVPIPKRVMHILEGESLLNDASGLVCMRFAIAATLTGTFSAGEAVLTFLWLAIGGIAVGLGMTWLVTRAKDIVSRKLGEETGSQILISILIPFGAYLLAEHLHCSGILAAVAAGIAMSYEEQRGKVLAVTRVRRAAVWDTVQFTMNGIIFVLLGEQLPGIASGAARIVSDTGHLHPIWLGYYVVAITLALAGLRLAWVWVSLRFTLFKAARRGEVIHKPSWRLVIAISVAGVRGAITLAGILTLPLVMNDGAPFPARDLVIFLAAGVIIVSLVAASIALPALLQDLELPPEPSHQREEDDARIAAAEAAIKTIEATQHRLGNGRNDADLYADVGTRLMEVYRQRIDGRSRSGDENDQIRKVEEIERILRLAGARAERDQILKMARARKLPDQMARRIVREIDLTEARLSSPT
- a CDS encoding glycoside hydrolase family 15 protein, with protein sequence MGGCRMSTRIEDYALIGDCETAALVGRNGSIDWLCLPRFDSPACLAALLGDETNGRWKIAPADGAFRTRRAYREDTLILETTFETATGKAVIHDFMPLRDGSSNIIRIVEGIEGTVAFDFEFMARFDYGQTVPWMSFEEEGVVTAVAGPDMLILHSAAPLTGNDRRVTGAFTVEKGDRLTFALTFCSSYLPRPKPVDAEAALEATESFWREFTGRCPDVDGWTGPVKRSLITLKALTYMPTGGIVAAVTTSLPEKLGGTRNWDYRYCWLRDATLTLLALMKLGYYEEASAWRNWLLRAVAGAPEQMQIMYGVAGERNLREWEASWLAGYENSQPVRIGNAASEQFQLDVYGEVADALMQASKGGLARHPRGAEIGDVLMPFLERVWRDPDEGIWEVRGERQHFTYSKVMAWVAFDRVALMAEEAGEHDASRRWRKVADEIHAEVCARAFDPALNSFVQAYGSKALDASVLQIGMVGFLSPDDPRYVGTVEAIERHLTSDGFVLRYRTGETDDGLPSDEGVFLACSFWLADALNLIGRREDAQALFKRLLALSNDVGLLSEEYDPKDRRLLGNFPQAFSHIGVINTALNLSRRKGPADERSDGTPDVTVGLDG
- a CDS encoding type II toxin-antitoxin system Phd/YefM family antitoxin, translated to MKHTRLSSRELNHDVSSAKKAALKGPVVITDRGRPSHVLMTYESYERLTGTRRSLVDALSMPGLSEIDFNTPRANIAGRDVDLS
- a CDS encoding type II toxin-antitoxin system VapC family toxin, coding for MKYLLDTNVISELRKLGDGKADENVADWVRGQDADDLCLSAITILELERGVRGVQRRDPAQGARLRTWLDHHVRPGFSGRILAIDDAIATRCAHLHIPDRRNEADALIAATGLVHGLSVVTRNIRDFEGTGVVVIDPWRG
- a CDS encoding 3'-5' exonuclease: MKTIAIDFETANEQRGSACSVGLAWIEDGRVVRVEERLIRPRDMRFSSFNVAIHGIRPEHVEDAAEFPEVMDEFADDFRGATMIAHNASFDFSVWRACLDVYRQSYPDLSYLCSVKMAQRVWPHLGSHRLNILAGHLGLTFRHHNAGEDAAICAEASIAMAIALHVAHVRDVPLRIGMQAGRLFAGGYDACRCRKA
- a CDS encoding RibD family protein, giving the protein MKPHVICLMITSPDGSLHPSRWTKSPDGKRSDWTTLYEKIHTEHAGNAWMVGRVTMAEMSKAKAHPPTGPVDVARPHHFARPGASTFAIALDPGGKLHFAGDELFGDHIVVLLGPDVPDSHLAELAGDGVSYVVSDKKALDLHAMLTLLGQELGITRILLEGGANVNGSMLAAGLVDEISLVIAPALEGRADSDRVIAFGEEGLAGKIELSLKSCDVLAHGAIHVRYDVRASS
- a CDS encoding PRC-barrel domain-containing protein: MDHSSHVRLSPTELTPAVLEGATIYGADDHKVGKLDHMHGTGVGGKAIIDVGGFLGIGAKPVAVPLSDLEFMRDEDGDIHAVTTWTKDQLKDMPEHRD